The following proteins are encoded in a genomic region of Coffea eugenioides isolate CCC68of chromosome 6, Ceug_1.0, whole genome shotgun sequence:
- the LOC113775685 gene encoding S-adenosylmethionine decarboxylase proenzyme-like, producing MAVSAIGFEGFEKRLEITFSEPPVFRDPNGQGLRALTRSQLDSILVPACCTIVSQLSNAEFDSYVLSESSLFVFPFKIILKTCGTTKLLLSIPPIMKLADSLSLGVNSVKYSRGTFVFPNAQPAPHRTFSEEVAFLNAYFKDGSGYVLADPNFPNRNWHVYVAQVGPLKSDHPRPVFNLEVCMTGLDGEKAAVFFKTSDGYNQMTKMSGISEIIPSHLICDYEFEPCGYSMNGMEGSAYSTVHVTPEDGFSYASYESMGLDFGSENLGGLGSLVNRVLRCFGPAEFSVAVTCLGGGDRCGDEHLEFWGGDVEGYRCETGVRQELPGGGCVFYRCFAAFRGGKGECRVGTPKSVLHCWEEVAEEGAEVVGIGPVGGGAVVSCPFVGSA from the coding sequence ATGGCTGTTTCAGCTATTGGTTTCGAAGGCTTTGAGAAACGCCTGGAAATCACATTCTCGGAGCCACCCGTGTTCAGAGATCCGAATGGGCAGGGCCTTCGGGCCCTGACTCGGTCTCAACTCGACTCCATTCTCGTGCCCGCTTGCTGCACTATAGTTTCCCAGCTATCCAACGCTGAGTTTGACTCGTACGTGCTCTCCGAGTCGAGTTTGTTCGTTTTCCCTTTCAAAATCATACTCAAAACATGTGGCACCACCAAATTGCTTCTGTCCATCCCACCAATCATGAAACTTGCCGACTCGCTCTCACTCGGTGTCAACTCGGTTAAGTACTCGCGTGGGACCTTCGTTTTCCCGAATGCCCAACCTGCCCCTCACCGCACCTTTTCTGAAGAGGTGGCCTTCTTGAACGCTTACTTCAAAGACGGGAGTGGCTACGTCCTCGCCGATCCGAACTTTCCGAATCGCAACTGGCATGTCTACGTGGCACAGGTGGGCCCGCTAAAGTCCGACCATCCGAGGCCCGTGTTTAATTTGGAGGTGTGCATGACGGGCTTGGACGGAGAAAAAGCCGCCGTGTTTTTCAAAACATCGGATGGATACAATCAAATGACGAAAATGTCCGGGATTTCTGAGATAATTCCAAGTCACTTGATATGCGACTACGAATTTGAGCCATGCGGGTACTCAATGAATGGGATGGAGGGCTCAGCTTATTCTACCGTGCACGTGACCCCAGAGGACGGGTTCAGCTACGCCAGCTATGAATCCATGGGTTTGGACTTCGGGTCGGAGAATCTGGGCGGGTTGGGATCGCTGGTGAATAGGGTGCTGAGGTGTTTCGGACCAGCTGAGTTCAGTGTCGCTGTCACGTGCTTGGGAGGTGGCGACAGATGTGGGGACGAGCACCTGGAGTTCTGGGGTGGTGACGTGGAGGGATACAGGTGTGAGACTGGGGTGAGGCAAGAGTTGCCAGGTGGCGGCTGTGTGTTCTACCGGTGTTTTGCCGCATTCAGGGGAGGAAAAGGGGAGTGCAGAGTGGGGACCCCGAAATCAGTTTTGCATTGCTGGGAGGAAGTGGCGGAGGAAGGGGCGGAGGTGGTGGGGATTGGACCTGTAGGTGGTGGTGCGGTGGTGTCCTGCCCGTTTGTGGGGTCTGCTTAG